From the genome of Glycine max cultivar Williams 82 chromosome 2, Glycine_max_v4.0, whole genome shotgun sequence, one region includes:
- the LOC100817274 gene encoding nuclear transcription factor Y subunit B-5 — protein MGDNNIGKVLEREGFKYNFTAAASDTSAQDEVIKEQDRLLPIANVGRIMKQILPPNAKISKEAKETMQECVSEFISFVTGEASDKCHKEKRKTVNGDDICWALATLGFDDYSEPLKRYLHKYREFEGERANQNKGNNNTYENNIANI, from the coding sequence ATGGGTGACAACAACATAGGCAAAGTCTTAGAGAGAGAAGGCTTTAAGTACAACTTCACGGCAGCTGCAAGTGACACCTCTGCACAAGATGAGGTGATTAAAGAGCAAGATCGGTTGCTTCCAATAGCAAATGTGGGGCGCATCATGAAGCAAATCCTTCCTCCTAACGCCAAGATCTCAAAGGAAGCTAAAGAAACCATGCAAGAATGTGTGTCCGAGTTCATTAGCTTTGTCACTGGGGAAGCTTCTGACAAGTGTCACAAGGAGAAGCGCAAGACCGTGAATGGCGACGATATTTGCTGGGCCCTTGCTACCCTAGGGTTTGATGACTACTCTGAGCCACTTAAAAGGTACTTGCATAAGTATAGGGAGTTCGAAGGGGAGAGAGCAAATCAAAATAAGGGTAACAACAACACTTATGAAAACAACATTGcaaacatataa
- the LOC100797943 gene encoding zinc finger protein GAI-ASSOCIATED FACTOR 1, translating into MSNISGDEGSFSTANTGEEVHQENKLQQPLNHPHGSSSGVRNSNSSTNQQQQQANKKNRNLPGTPDPNAEVIALSPTTLMATNRFVCEICNKGFQRDQNLQLHRRGHNLPWKLRQRGSNEVKKRVYVCPEPSCIHHNPARALGDLTGIKKHYSRKHGEKKWKCDKCSKRYAVQSDWKAHQKTCGTREYKCDCGTIFSRRDSFITHRAFCDALTEENSRVNHLLTSGMAPTTTLENELPDLIATTMPLSASSNNSTVSEFNNNYDTKSPLQEHIVPMPFKSTSMGGGMFSNTTFSAGTLFGGPKNMSHPSSSTLQLSSNNSTAFNYFQDSKNASASSHMSATALLQKATQMGATASNNNSIINSPTMMQKSFISAMTGPDHNHISSYDHFHHPNPDDQSHNMAGISNAGAFTNLFFHKGQQEMSLIFDSNTSDMGMFGPILMKNVEQEIGTGSSLVHDFLGVGDATSRVYEPQKQQQQRLELEALTHQRLQIMNHFHHHLPHGDSATMEKSIWDI; encoded by the exons ATGTCAAATATTTCAGGTGATGAAGGAAGCTTCTCCACAGCAAACACTGGTGAAGAAGTTCATCAAGAAAACAAGCTACAACAACCACTAAACCACCCCCATGGCTCAAGTTCTGGTGTTCGCAACAGCAATAGCTCCACTaatcaacagcaacaacaagCAAACAAGAAGAATAGAAACCTACCTGGAACCCCAG ATCCGAATGCTGAAGTTATTGCTTTATCACCAACCACATTAATGGCAACAAATAGATTCGTCTGTGAGATCTGCAACAAAGGGTTTCAGAGGGACCAAAACCTTCAGTTGCACCGCAGAGGTCACAATCTTCCATGGAAACTGAGGCAGAGAGGAAGCAATGAAGTGAAGAAAAGGGTTTACGTGTGCCCTGAGCCATCATGCATCCACCATAACCCAGCTCGTGCATTAGGAGACCTCACTGGCATCAAAAAACATTACAGCAGAAAACATGGTGAAAAGAAATGGAAATGTGACAAGTGCTCTAAAAGATATGCAGTCCAGTCTGATTGGAAGGCCCACCAGAAAACATGTGGCACCAGGGAATACAAATGTGACTGTGGAACTATATTTTCCAG AAGAGACAGTTTTATCACACACAGAGCCTTTTGTGACGCATTAACTGAAGAAAATAGCCGAGTAAACCACTTATTAACGAGTGGCATGGCACCAACAACAACCCTGGAAAATGAATTGCCGGATCTTATTGCCACTACAATGCCTCTAAGCGCTAGTTCCAACAACAGTACTGTATCCGAATTCAACAACAACTACGACACTAAGAGCCCACTCCAAGAGCATATTGTCCCAATGCCATTCAAGTCCACTAGCATGGGTGGTGGCATGTTCTCCAACACCACTTTTTCAGCTGGTACACTCTTTGGTGGTCCAAAAAACATGTCTCATCCCTCTTCTTCCACTCTTCAACTCAGCTCCAACAACTCCACTGCTTTCAATTACTTCCAAGACAGCAAAAACGCTTCTGCCTCATCTCACATGTCTGCCACAGCTTTATTGCAGAAAGCAACACAAATGGGTGCCACTGCAAGCAATAACAATAGCATTATTAACTCTCCAACCATGATGCAGAAAAGCTTTATTAGTGCCATGACTGGTCCTGACCACAACCATATTTCTTCCTATGACCACTTCCATCATCCAAACCCTGATGATCAATCTCACAATATGGCTGGGATTAGTAACGCCGGAGCCTTCACCAACCTGTTTTTTCACAAGGGACAACAAGAAATGTCACTGATATTTGATTCCAACACTAGTGATATGGGAATGTTCGGCCCAATACTGATGAAGAACGTGGAGCAAGAGATTGGTACTGGTTCGAGTTTGGTTCATGACTTCTTGGGCGTTGGGGATGCAACTTCAAGGGTGTATGAACCACAGAAACAACAACAGCAAAGATTGGAGTTAGAAGCATTAACCCACCAGAGGTTGCAGATTATGAATCACTTTCACCACCACCTTCCACATGGGGATTCTGCTACTATGGAGAAATCCATTTGGGACATTTGA